From the Oleiphilus messinensis genome, one window contains:
- the lepB gene encoding signal peptidase I, producing the protein MDINFPLVLVLLTLGTGLVWLGDRILFFPTRKRAAIAANQNGGIQQHGADEDLEIQEPALVEMCRSFFPVLAVVLVLRSFLVEPFQIPSGSMLPTLEVGDFILVNKFSYGIRLPVLNTKVVELGDPQRGDVMVFRTPVDKKTNYIKRVIGLPGDKIRYQNKMLYINNKPVSEEFIGELNRLEMYQEQLGEVKHNIYKAPSAPLNRNPRSPQNVGEGEWVVPEGSYFVMGDNRDNSNDSRFWGFVPDEMIVGKAFAIWMHWESLTSIPSFSRVGGIQ; encoded by the coding sequence ATGGATATTAATTTTCCGCTTGTTTTGGTTTTACTGACTCTGGGGACCGGTTTGGTCTGGTTGGGGGATCGTATTCTGTTTTTCCCGACTCGCAAACGGGCTGCTATTGCCGCAAACCAAAATGGTGGTATTCAACAGCACGGTGCGGATGAAGATCTGGAAATACAGGAGCCGGCTCTCGTCGAAATGTGTCGCTCTTTTTTTCCGGTGCTGGCAGTGGTACTGGTGCTGCGCTCGTTTCTGGTTGAACCCTTTCAGATACCATCCGGATCAATGTTGCCGACTTTGGAGGTTGGCGATTTTATTTTGGTCAATAAATTCAGTTATGGTATCCGCCTCCCGGTTTTGAACACGAAAGTTGTCGAATTGGGTGATCCCCAGCGCGGAGATGTAATGGTGTTCCGAACTCCGGTAGATAAAAAAACAAATTATATTAAACGGGTCATCGGGCTTCCCGGGGATAAAATACGCTATCAGAATAAAATGCTCTATATTAATAATAAGCCCGTGAGTGAAGAATTTATCGGAGAGCTGAACAGGCTTGAGATGTATCAGGAACAGTTGGGCGAGGTTAAGCACAATATATATAAAGCACCCAGTGCTCCTTTAAATCGTAATCCCCGCAGCCCCCAGAATGTGGGCGAAGGTGAGTGGGTTGTCCCCGAGGGAAGCTATTTCGTGATGGGCGATAACCGTGATAACAGTAACGATAGTCGTTTTTGGGGTTTTGTACCGGATGAAATGATTGTCGGTAAGGCGTTTGCGATTTGGATGCATTGGGAGTCGTTAACTTCTATTCCTTCATTTTCGAGAGTTGGAGGAATTCAATAA
- the rnc gene encoding ribonuclease III gives MSNKYQRLEKKLGYVFTDQANLELALTHRSYSARNNERLEFLGDSVLNFIIAEYLYQNFPKLKEGHLSRQRAGLVRGTTLAEIAREFELGDYLFLGSGELKSGGFRRDSILADAVEGIIGAIYLEAGFSVVQERILDWYVVRLKKLSDKGIQKDPKTLLQEYLQSRQIELPCYDVVSITGEAHAQTFFVECTVQTLSDKTVGQGTSRRQAEQNAAQKALIALGVESSHE, from the coding sequence GTGAGTAATAAATATCAACGCCTGGAAAAAAAGCTGGGCTACGTTTTTACAGACCAGGCGAATCTTGAATTGGCACTAACGCATCGCAGTTATAGTGCTCGTAACAATGAGCGCCTGGAATTTTTGGGCGACTCAGTGCTCAATTTTATAATCGCCGAATATCTTTATCAGAATTTCCCGAAGCTGAAGGAAGGACACCTGAGCCGCCAACGTGCGGGTCTGGTACGAGGTACAACGCTTGCTGAAATCGCCCGGGAGTTCGAGCTTGGCGACTACCTTTTTCTCGGCTCCGGAGAATTGAAAAGTGGAGGGTTCCGCCGGGACTCAATACTGGCGGATGCCGTTGAAGGTATCATTGGCGCAATCTACCTTGAGGCGGGGTTTTCTGTTGTTCAGGAGCGTATACTGGACTGGTATGTTGTGCGTTTGAAGAAACTCTCTGATAAAGGCATTCAGAAAGACCCCAAGACTCTTTTACAAGAGTACCTGCAATCCCGACAAATTGAATTACCCTGTTATGATGTGGTCTCGATTACGGGGGAAGCCCATGCTCAAACGTTTTTCGTTGAATGCACAGTGCAAACTTTGTCAGATAAAACAGTAGGTCAGGGAACGAGCCGACGGCAGGCTGAACAGAATGCAGCACAGAAAGCATTAATTGCCCTTGGAGTTGAGTCGTCCCATGAATAA
- a CDS encoding DUF4845 domain-containing protein: MQKFRQTGASTIVILIVLMFGAVVLTLALKLIPIYIDNSTIESVIHGLEKDLKITSYGDEEIRNKISKLLTINNIRSFKASDIKISRERGELFVSLDYEVRENVFKNIDVIVSFENHFKTPIAAE, encoded by the coding sequence ATGCAGAAATTCAGGCAAACAGGTGCATCTACGATAGTCATTCTGATTGTACTTATGTTTGGAGCCGTTGTATTAACTTTGGCGCTGAAACTGATACCCATTTACATTGATAACTCGACCATTGAGTCGGTCATCCATGGGCTGGAGAAAGATCTCAAAATTACATCATACGGTGATGAAGAAATTCGGAATAAGATAAGCAAGCTATTGACGATCAATAATATTCGTAGCTTTAAGGCGTCGGATATCAAAATTTCCCGCGAGCGAGGTGAGTTGTTTGTTAGCCTTGACTATGAGGTTCGCGAGAATGTTTTTAAAAATATTGATGTGATTGTTTCTTTCGAAAACCATTTCAAAACACCGATTGCAGCGGAATAA